The following are encoded in a window of Paenibacillaceae bacterium GAS479 genomic DNA:
- a CDS encoding 2-keto-myo-inositol dehydratase, giving the protein MAVTEITWGISPIGWRNDDIPEIGAENTLGHLLGDIVVAGFAGTEVGGFFPEPDVLNKELELRGLRIAGQWFSSYIVRDGLPAVREAFAAQCRSLQRVKADVIVISEQTGSIQGLDRNVFSDKPEFDDEQWAQLCQGLNQLGEDAEQYGLQLVYHHHMGTVVQTAPEIARLMDGTDARFVHLLYDTGHCYASDGEVLEMLKTHIARIRHVHFKDIRQNVLDQCRAEGRSFQQSFMQGMFTVPGDGCVPFEDVYQLLLSHGYKGWIIIEAEQDPAVAHPLEYALMARRYIDRNLLPLAVTADKGSI; this is encoded by the coding sequence ATGGCAGTAACGGAAATAACATGGGGGATTTCCCCGATTGGCTGGCGAAACGACGATATTCCGGAAATCGGAGCCGAGAATACACTTGGGCATCTGCTGGGAGATATCGTTGTAGCCGGCTTTGCAGGTACGGAAGTGGGCGGATTTTTTCCGGAGCCTGATGTATTGAACAAAGAGCTGGAACTGCGCGGTCTGCGTATTGCAGGGCAATGGTTCAGCAGTTATATCGTTCGAGACGGACTTCCGGCGGTGAGAGAAGCTTTTGCAGCTCAGTGCCGCTCTCTGCAGCGGGTCAAGGCGGATGTCATTGTTATCTCGGAGCAGACTGGCAGTATTCAAGGTCTCGACCGAAATGTATTCAGTGACAAGCCCGAATTTGACGATGAGCAGTGGGCGCAATTATGCCAAGGGCTGAACCAGTTAGGGGAAGACGCTGAGCAATATGGACTCCAGCTTGTTTATCACCATCATATGGGAACCGTTGTGCAGACAGCTCCCGAAATAGCGCGCCTCATGGATGGAACAGATGCGAGGTTTGTCCATCTGCTCTATGATACCGGACATTGTTATGCATCCGATGGAGAGGTGCTTGAGATGCTGAAAACGCATATCGCGCGCATCCGCCATGTGCATTTCAAAGATATACGCCAGAACGTGTTGGATCAATGCCGCGCCGAGGGACGTTCCTTCCAGCAATCATTCATGCAGGGCATGTTTACCGTTCCGGGAGATGGCTGCGTCCCGTTTGAAGACGTGTATCAACTGCTTCTTTCGCATGGCTATAAAGGGTGGATCATCATCGAGGCGGAGCAGGATCCTGCCGTTGCGCATCCACTTGAATACGCTCTCATGGCAAGGAGATATATTGACCGTAATCTGCTGCCGCTAGCTGTAACGGCTGATAAGGGCTCCATTTAG
- a CDS encoding myo-inositol 2-dehydrogenase: MELLRIGVIGTGAIGRDHMRRITNNLSGGVITAVTDVNSEAARGAVEALGIEANIYRDDVTLIGSGEVDAVLVTSWGPAHQKSVLAAIEAGLPVFCEKPLATTAEGCKSIVDAEVARDKRFVQVGFMRRYDKGYRQLKEAIDGGFIGEPLMIHCAHRNASVADSYTTDMAITDTLIHEIDVLQWLIGDEYRSAQVSFPKKSRNALGHLGDPQIVMLETAGGVVITAEIFVNCKFGYDIQCEVVGEEGLIRLPDVSSPAFRKGGVAGNALLMDWKDRFIDAYDVEIQDFIDNVRKNGVPQGPTAWDGFIAQVTADACVRSQQSGEREAIELGEKPELYSGMKQRQL, from the coding sequence ATGGAATTGCTACGAATCGGGGTCATCGGCACAGGAGCGATCGGCCGCGATCATATGCGCCGGATCACGAATAATTTGTCAGGGGGCGTCATCACGGCGGTAACGGACGTGAATTCGGAAGCGGCACGCGGAGCTGTGGAAGCGCTGGGCATTGAAGCGAACATTTATCGGGATGACGTCACGCTCATTGGATCGGGCGAGGTTGATGCAGTACTCGTCACCAGTTGGGGGCCGGCTCATCAGAAGAGTGTGCTGGCCGCCATCGAAGCGGGACTTCCCGTTTTCTGCGAAAAACCGCTGGCGACTACAGCGGAAGGCTGTAAGAGCATCGTAGACGCCGAAGTGGCGCGCGACAAACGTTTTGTGCAGGTCGGCTTCATGCGCCGTTACGACAAGGGGTACAGACAGCTGAAGGAAGCAATCGACGGCGGCTTCATTGGCGAGCCGTTAATGATTCACTGCGCACATCGCAATGCGAGCGTGGCGGACTCGTACACAACCGATATGGCCATCACGGATACGCTTATTCACGAAATTGACGTCTTGCAGTGGCTTATTGGCGATGAGTATCGTTCGGCGCAGGTGTCCTTTCCAAAAAAATCCCGCAACGCTCTGGGCCATCTAGGCGACCCGCAAATCGTTATGCTGGAAACGGCGGGTGGCGTAGTAATCACGGCTGAGATTTTCGTCAATTGCAAATTCGGCTATGACATTCAATGCGAAGTTGTCGGCGAGGAAGGGCTGATCCGCCTGCCGGATGTATCCAGCCCGGCGTTCCGTAAGGGCGGCGTTGCTGGCAACGCGCTGCTCATGGACTGGAAGGATCGCTTCATCGACGCCTATGACGTGGAGATTCAAGATTTTATCGACAATGTCCGTAAAAACGGCGTGCCGCAAGGGCCGACCGCCTGGGATGGCTTTATCGCTCAGGTTACGGCAGATGCCTGTGTGCGTTCCCAGCAGTCCGGCGAGCGCGAAGCGATTGAGCTAGGCGAAAAGCCGGAGCTGTATAGTGGAATGAAGCAGAGACAGCTGTAA